The sequence AGCAACTTTTCGTGTGACTTCCCTTCTAGACTCTTTGCAacctcctttggacactctctaatagcTTTATGTCCTTCTTTTATTGTGGCGCCCAGATCTGCGGGGACCTGTGGGACAATCAGGGCTCCAGTCTCACTGTGTGCACAGGGATCCTCATCCATGGGAACCAGGACATGgctgaaaacagagctggaatttgTGGGGTACACAGGGAGCCCCAACACCGGGGCCAGTCCCACACCTTCACCCATCCCgcacagcctgggcactgccatgACTCAGGGACTTTCTGTAGCCGAGGACGTGCCGCTGCCGTGTTTGTTCAACCATCCTCCACGGATTTTTTACCCATGAATCCACCTCATTAGGCTTTCAGCCACCTGAATTATCGGTACCCACATCCTGTGGCCACCAGTGCCAGGTGTGGAGCAAACACGTCCTTTGGCCCAGCCGAGGCGGTTTGCTGTGCCCAACACCCCGAGTCCTCCCCAGGACCTCTTCTTGGCCACTGGGTTCCTCTTTGTCCCACCGAGGGGCCACTTCACCCCTTTCCCACTGCATTACCCCGCCCTGCACAGTAAAGATGCCTGCGGGTGCTTCTCCGGGTGTTCCCCATCACTCCGGGGATGCTCGGGGGGCTGTGGGAAGCGCTGGGGTATCCCCGTCCCCGGAAGgttgggctgcagggagaggggaaccAGGGGAGGATAGCCGGGGATGCAGCCGGGAATTTGAGGCAGGAATCGAGACCGGGAAGGAAAGCCGGCGGTGAAACCCATCCCGCCCCACGGCAGACGCACCCTCACCCTTCCCATCACAGAGAACCGGTCCGTCGAGGAGCGGACGGGTCGTCCCGGTGCCGGGACTGGGCGGACACCGCCCCGATCCGCCCCCCGGGCGGTGCCCGGTGCCGACCCGCCCCGTCGGCGAGCGGCGGGCGCGGGGAGCCGGGCGGCGGCAGAGCTGCGGGACGCGCCATGCTGCCCGctgccctcccccccccccccccccccccccccccccccccccccccccccccccccccccccccccccccccccccccccccccccccccccccccccccccccccccccccccccccccccccccccccccccccccccccccccccccccccccccccccccccccccccccccccccccccccccccccccccccccccccccccccccccccccccccccccccccccccccccccccccccccccccccccccccccccccccccccccccccccccccccccccccccccccccccccccccccccccccccccccccccccccccccccccccccccccccccccccccccccccccccccccccccccccccccccccccccccccccccccccccccccccccccccccccccccccccccccccccccccccccccccccccccccccccccccccccccccccccccccccccccccccccccccccccccccccccccccccccccccccccccccccccccccccccccccccccccccccccccccccccccccccccccccccccccccccccccccccccccccctcgtGTTGGAGCGGGAGGAAGAAGCGGGGGGGGGACTCCGGAGGAACTTTCCCGGTGTTTACAGCCAGGCACGGATCGGTGCCAAAGCTGCCGGGATGCGGCTGAGCTTGTtcatcctgctctgcccccggggaaactgaggcacgggtGGGTGGGGAGGGCGGCGCTCCCCGGGCGGAGCCAGAGCTGCCGCGGGAGGTCCCACGTACCTGCCCGGATAGGTGTTTGTGGATCCGTGAGGTCCGATCCCTCCGCGACTGTGGGAATGGGAGATCTGGGATCCCGCGGAAGCAGCACGTGGAGATGCGGGGTGCCCCCACCATCACCCCTCTGCTCTTCCCGCAGCGCTCCGACCCACGCCTGCTCTCCCAGTTCTTCTTTGCCGACGAAAGGGTGACGAGGGTGGTGGCCGAGATCAACGGGCTGGATGCCGAACTAGATCCGCAGCAGTACCTGGTGCTCCTCAACCAGCTCCACCTCAGCCAGGTACGGGGGCAGCCCGGATCCCGGTGTGACTCGGTCCCCCGGGAAGACGCGGGTGACacccctgccttccccaggcTCACCTGCTGGCCGTCCTGGAGCGGATCATGGAGGAGTGCATCCCCACGCAGCGGCACAGCCGTGACTACCTGGTCAAATTCCCCGAGGAGCTCTTGGTGGACAACTTGGGGAACCACATGCTGTTTGCTGCCGAGGTGAGCCCGGGGCCGTGGACACCCCACCGTGAGCTGAGCCTGGCGTTAGCCACTGCCTTGGATGCTGGCTGCTGACAGTCCCTATCCCGGCAGTGTCTCCTGGCTGGGACTTTCCTGGAGATGGAGGAGTCGGAGGGGGCGCAGCTACGGCCCCAGGCCAGGAATctgctgtgcagcctggagctggtgcGGACAGTGCTGcgggagcagagcctgagccaACCCAACTCCTACCCAGAGCCTGTCCGGGCTGTGCTCATCCAATTCGACCGGCTATTTGCAGAGTTTGAGCTGAGGTGAGGGGCAGGGTTAGGGTGCTGGGGTCGTGgtgggctgtgccaggactgTAGGGGCCCCAAGTCTCCCCATCTCTCCAGCTACGTGTCCTCGCTGGTGGCAGTGAAGTCTCCTGATGAAATCTACAGGCAGCAGGAAATCATTGTGCTCTTCTGCGAGACAGTGGAGAGGTGAGTGAGGGACACTGTGTGTCAGGTGGAGGCTGCAGGGACTCCATCCCCAAGGATGGGCAGCATCCCTAGGCTCAGATCCACTCTAAGGGGgtctgtgtgtccccagagccctgcacttGGGCTACCTGACCCAGGAGATGATTGACGGCTACGAACCACTGCTGATGTTCACCATCCCTCGCCTGGCCATTATCAGGTGGGTGCAGCCCCTAGggccccctgccctgcaccagcCCCTTCTCCCCATGAGGAGCTGGGGTCTCAGGCAACCCCCAACACGATTtgggctctgtcccctcacAGCGGTCTCCTCATCTACCCCGAGGGTCCCCTCAGCCTGGAACGGAGACCTGAGGAGATGTCCCGGGTCTTCAGCCCATTCTACAACCTCCTAAAGAAGATCAGGTGTGCAGTGGGGGGCGATgggtggggctgtggggcagcagtAGGGCCGTGACACGGGGCTGATGCTGACCCCTCACCACAGGGACCTGTTGTGGGTGCTGTCAGCAgaagagctctgcctgctggagaggagcctgTGCACAGCTGAACAGGAGGATCCCTGCAGTCCAGATGCCTCTCCAGCTTGgggggcagctgtgcccagtgcGGACCCCCCTGCTCCCTTCAATGTTCTGGAGGTCCCTAATGCCACCCAACCACCCTCCACCTGCACAACACGACTGGGACCCCCCAGTGCAGCGGATGACCTGAGCACCGACTGGCAGCAGGGGTGTGCAGTGGGCAGGCAACAGGGCCAAGAAGGCAAATCCCTGCCCACTGGGACAGGGATATCTCATACCATCCCTGGCATGATGGTCACCTCCCCCctgtgcagcccccagccccttgggagcagcccagggatgggggtCGATGCCACCCCAAGTGCCCGCTGCTCGGAGCTGCGCTCCCGctacagcagcaccaaggaCATGCTGCACACCCTCTTCGTCTGCATCTCGGGTGAGCGACCCCCCAGACCAACCCCCCAGCACCCTGATCCCCCCCAGCACCCTGACCCCCCACCCTCCTGGTGCAGGGGTGGCTGATCAGCTCCAGACCAACTTTGCCAGTGACATGCGAAGCATCTTGAAAACGGTCTTCAAGATTGTGTGCTCGAAGGCGGAGCcctcagaggagcagagagacaGCAGTGAGTAATCCCCAGGGACATGTGGGactgctcctctctgccctgcccatcACCCATCCCTGGTGAGACAAGGCCACAGCCCTAGGCTTGGGAAAAACGTGGCTGTAGTGCCTCCCCAGCTCCACCTTGGCTGGACCACAACCCTTGTCCCCACAGAAGAGAAAGATGGTGACTCCTGTGTGACACATGCTCCTCGTGTGGCTGACTGCCcgctgtgctccagccctgcagaggctgccGGGTTCCGGAGGGCAGGTAAGGCTCTGCCCAGGTGCCGTGGCTCTGGGGCAAGGTGTGAGGCTGGGGCTGATCCTGCCCATCCTGCCTCGGGGGGCCTGGCCATGAGAGGAGCCAGGTTGAGAGGCTTTTACCAGTGAGTTTTGCCCAGCAGGTGCCCGCCACCTGCCCGAGTGGGTGCCGGACAGCACGTGCAGCCAGTGCTCTGCCTGCCGCTCGCCCTTCACCCTGCTGCGCCGCCGGCACCACTGCCGCAGCTGTGGGAAGGTAGGACGGGGTTGGGATGGGGCATGTGGGGTTCCCTGAGggacccagctctgctcagcccctctctgccctccctgcagatcTTCTGTGCCCGCTGCTCACCGAATACCGCAGTGCTGCCCCACTACGGCCCGACCAAACCCGTGCGTGTCTGCACCCACTGCTACACCGCACACCTGCCGCCCACATCCCGCTGTGCCCGGAGCCAGTGAGAGCCCcgctgccagctctgcttcctcGGAGGCTGCACAACAGGGTGCCCAGGGCCGCTTTGGGGCTGCCGGGCAGCACCTCGGCCCCGTGACTCTCCTCAGAGCTTGGTGGGCATGGCGGCAGGACCCCACCACATGGTGTTAGGCCTCCCCCCATGCACAGGGGCAGGACCCCACACACGGTGGCAGCTCATACAGAGTGATGGTGGGCGCAGGACCGCCTCTCCTGGTGCACCGTGGCCTGCTCTGCTTTCGGTGAGCTGCCTTCCGCTGCCGTGCACCTGCCCCCCGGCTGGAAATGTGCTTcgtagtggttttttttcaggtgaacTTTGGCTGCTGTTGGGCCCCGGGGCAGAGTCTCCCCCCGGGGCCTGGCCTGAGAAGGTGCAAACAGCCCTCACATGACAGCGGGTGCCCCGGGGCCGCCCGtgccgtgccccccccccccccccccccccccccccccccccccccccccccccccccccccccccccccccccccccccccccccccccccccccccccccccccccccccccccccccccccccccccccccccccccccccccccccccccccccccccccccccccccccccccccccccccccccccccccccccccccccccccccccccccccccccccccccccccccccccccccccccccccccccccccccccccccccccccccccccccccccccccccccccccccccccccccccccccccccccccccccccccccccccccccccccccccccccccccccccccccccccccccccccccccccccccccccccccccccccccccccccccccccccccccccccccccccccccccccccccccccccccccccccccccccccccccccccccccccccccccccccccccccccccccccccccccccccccccccccccccccccccccccccccccccccccccccccccccccccccccccccccccccccccccccccccccccccccccccccccccccccccccccccccccccccccccccccccccccccccccccccccccccccccccccccccccccccccccccccccccccccccccccccccccccccccccccccccccccccccccccccccccccccccccccccccccccccccccccccccccccccccccccccccccccccccccccccccccccccccccccccccccccccccccccccccccccccccccccccccccccccccccccccccccccccccccccccccccccccccccccccccccccccccccccccccccccccccccccccccccccccccccccccccccccccccccccccccccccccccccccccccccccccccccccccccccccccccccccccccccccccccccccccccccccccccccccccccccccccccccccccccccccccccccccccccccccccccccccccccccccccccccccccccccccc is a genomic window of Ficedula albicollis isolate OC2 chromosome 13, FicAlb1.5, whole genome shotgun sequence containing:
- the LOC101816075 gene encoding lateral signaling target protein 2 homolog isoform X1 — encoded protein: MRGAPTITPLLFPQRSDPRLLSQFFFADERVTRVVAEINGLDAELDPQQYLVLLNQLHLSQAHLLAVLERIMEECIPTQRHSRDYLVKFPEELLVDNLGNHMLFAAECLLAGTFLEMEESEGAQLRPQARNLLCSLELVRTVLREQSLSQPNSYPEPVRAVLIQFDRLFAEFELSYVSSLVAVKSPDEIYRQQEIIVLFCETVERALHLGYLTQEMIDGYEPLLMFTIPRLAIISGLLIYPEGPLSLERRPEEMSRVFSPFYNLLKKIRDLLWVLSAEELCLLERSLCTAEQEDPCSPDASPAWGAAVPSADPPAPFNVLEVPNATQPPSTCTTRLGPPSAADDLSTDWQQGCAVGRQQGQEGKSLPTGTGISHTIPGMMVTSPLCSPQPLGSSPGMGVDATPSARCSELRSRYSSTKDMLHTLFVCISGVADQLQTNFASDMRSILKTVFKIVCSKAEPSEEQRDSKEKDGDSCVTHAPRVADCPLCSSPAEAAGFRRAAGARHLPEWVPDSTCSQCSACRSPFTLLRRRHHCRSCGKPLSALPADLLCPLLTEYRSAAPLRPDQTRACLHPLLHRTPAAHIPLCPEPVRAPLPALLPRRLHNRVPRAALGLPGSTSAP
- the LOC101816075 gene encoding lateral signaling target protein 2 homolog isoform X2; amino-acid sequence: MRGAPTITPLLFPQRSDPRLLSQFFFADERVTRVVAEINGLDAELDPQQYLVLLNQLHLSQAHLLAVLERIMEECIPTQRHSRDYLVKFPEELLVDNLGNHMLFAAECLLAGTFLEMEESEGAQLRPQARNLLCSLELVRTVLREQSLSQPNSYPEPVRAVLIQFDRLFAEFELSYVSSLVAVKSPDEIYRQQEIIVLFCETVERALHLGYLTQEMIDGYEPLLMFTIPRLAIISGLLIYPEGPLSLERRPEEMSRVFSPFYNLLKKIRDLLWVLSAEELCLLERSLCTAEQEDPCSPDASPAWGAAVPSADPPAPFNVLEVPNATQPPSTCTTRLGPPSAADDLSTDWQQGCAVGRQQGQEGKSLPTGTGISHTIPGMMVTSPLCSPQPLGSSPGMGVDATPSARCSELRSRYSSTKDMLHTLFVCISGVADQLQTNFASDMRSILKTVFKIVCSKAEPSEEQRDSKEKDGDSCVTHAPRVADCPLCSSPAEAAGFRRAGARHLPEWVPDSTCSQCSACRSPFTLLRRRHHCRSCGKPLSALPADLLCPLLTEYRSAAPLRPDQTRACLHPLLHRTPAAHIPLCPEPVRAPLPALLPRRLHNRVPRAALGLPGSTSAP
- the LOC101816075 gene encoding lateral signaling target protein 2 homolog isoform X3 — protein: MRGAPTITPLLFPQRSDPRLLSQFFFADERVTRVVAEINGLDAELDPQQYLVLLNQLHLSQAHLLAVLERIMEECIPTQRHSRDYLVKFPEELLVDNLGNHMLFAAECLLAGTFLEMEESEGAQLRPQARNLLCSLELVRTVLREQSLSQPNSYPEPVRAVLIQFDRLFAEFELSYVSSLVAVKSPDEIYRQQEIIVLFCETVERALHLGYLTQEMIDGYEPLLMFTIPRLAIISGLLIYPEGPLSLERRPEEMSRVFSPFYNLLKKIRDLLWVLSAEELCLLERSLCTAEQEDPCSPDASPAWGAAVPSADPPAPFNVLEVPNATQPPSTCTTRLGPPSAADDLSTDWQQGCAVGRQQGQEGKSLPTGTGISHTIPGMMVTSPLCSPQPLGSSPGMGVDATPSARCSELRSRYSSTKDMLHTLFVCISGVADQLQTNFASDMRSILKTVFKIVCSKAEPSEEQRDSKEKDGDSCVTHAPRVADCPLCSSPAEAAGFRRAAGARHLPEWVPDSTCSQCSACRSPFTLLRRRHHCRSCGKIFCARCSPNTAVLPHYGPTKPVRVCTHCYTAHLPPTSRCARSQ